A single window of Natronocella acetinitrilica DNA harbors:
- a CDS encoding 2'-5' RNA ligase family protein has product MACRPWPGKRVEAEAAWQRFLALKRTQANAARDFVAWHRGRPRFGVWAIEVDHLQVRNRLRRGRAALAPFLLSGYRRQPHVTLFASGFPCDEPTRSGDVSWATVCAQADRIARDGPAPFTLRIGGIISLAGAPCLQVQPEPALFRLRDVLLALGPEDRTVPYEPHLTLGLYAAAYAPQRVRRQLRGLHSSGCDAEIRVSAVSFLTFDTATILGPLRPELRVSLPDL; this is encoded by the coding sequence GTGGCTTGTCGACCCTGGCCGGGTAAGCGTGTCGAGGCGGAGGCGGCATGGCAGCGCTTCCTCGCCCTGAAGCGGACTCAGGCCAATGCGGCGCGGGATTTCGTGGCCTGGCATCGTGGTCGGCCGCGTTTCGGGGTATGGGCGATCGAAGTGGACCATCTCCAGGTCCGCAACAGGCTCCGCCGTGGCCGCGCCGCCCTGGCGCCCTTCCTGTTGAGCGGTTACCGGCGGCAGCCCCATGTCACGTTGTTTGCCTCGGGGTTTCCCTGTGATGAACCGACTCGATCCGGTGACGTCAGTTGGGCAACCGTTTGCGCTCAGGCTGACCGCATCGCCAGAGATGGGCCTGCACCATTCACGCTGCGCATTGGCGGGATCATCAGTCTTGCCGGTGCACCCTGTCTGCAGGTGCAGCCTGAACCGGCCCTGTTCCGACTCCGCGACGTGCTACTCGCCCTGGGCCCGGAAGACCGCACCGTGCCCTATGAGCCGCATTTGACTCTTGGTCTGTATGCCGCTGCTTACGCGCCTCAACGCGTTCGTCGGCAATTGCGTGGCTTGCATTCCAGCGGGTGTGATGCGGAAATACGAGTGAGCGCGGTGTCCTTTCTGACCTTCGACACCGCCACCATCCTGGGGCCGTTACGCCCTGAACTTCGGGTCTCGTTGCCTGATCTCTGA
- a CDS encoding type II secretion system F family protein codes for MSVPDSRRPVADEHRVGALHGLARLLQAGIDPHKALSMTAVDAPPAAARRVHRASRAVAAGQHLALALAVAGLLSPAERYRVDAMAALGQPGLGLKEVADTLDDRVQRLRSLRARLLFPALVLLVAAVALPLPALVTGVTSAVAYGLRVCAVLLGLVIVLYRLGDVLRLGVAADAGVRRLLGAPPAPVFRERFFGALGTLLAAGVEPQMAIRMSADGVPEGFRRRLHQAAADCGRGTSVLDALNGAGCLIESEDRALLGTGEQAGALPDMLMHRAANLRERRQDREQLLSDWMPRIVYGLVICLLLIGLFSGGGLRGLSTLAG; via the coding sequence ATGAGCGTTCCTGATTCCCGCCGTCCCGTAGCCGATGAACACCGCGTTGGCGCCTTGCATGGCCTTGCCCGCTTGTTGCAGGCCGGTATCGATCCGCACAAGGCGCTGTCCATGACGGCTGTCGATGCGCCTCCGGCTGCCGCCCGGCGTGTCCATCGTGCTTCGCGGGCGGTGGCCGCCGGGCAACACCTGGCACTGGCATTGGCAGTGGCTGGGCTGCTGTCTCCTGCCGAGCGCTATCGCGTTGACGCCATGGCGGCGCTGGGCCAACCCGGTCTTGGCTTGAAGGAGGTCGCCGACACGCTGGACGACCGCGTCCAGCGCCTCCGCAGCCTGCGGGCGCGTCTGCTTTTCCCGGCCCTGGTGCTACTGGTGGCCGCCGTTGCATTGCCGCTTCCCGCGCTGGTGACCGGGGTCACCAGCGCCGTGGCTTATGGCTTGCGGGTCTGCGCGGTACTGCTTGGTCTGGTCATCGTGCTTTACCGACTTGGGGACGTACTGAGACTCGGTGTCGCGGCCGATGCCGGTGTGCGACGGCTGCTGGGGGCGCCGCCGGCACCAGTCTTCCGAGAGCGGTTTTTCGGTGCTCTGGGTACCTTGCTTGCAGCGGGCGTCGAACCGCAGATGGCCATTCGAATGAGTGCTGATGGGGTGCCAGAGGGCTTTCGACGGCGCCTGCATCAGGCGGCTGCCGACTGTGGCCGCGGTACCTCTGTGCTTGATGCCCTGAACGGGGCGGGGTGTCTGATCGAGTCGGAGGACAGGGCCTTGTTGGGCACCGGGGAGCAGGCTGGTGCCTTGCCGGATATGCTGATGCACCGTGCCGCCAACCTGCGGGAGCGTCGGCAGGATCGAGAGCAGCTGCTAAGCGACTGGATGCCAAGAATCGTCTACGGCCTGGTGATCTGCCTGCTGTTGATCGGACTGTTCTCCGGGGGAGGCCTGCGTGGCTTGTCGACCCTGGCCGGGTAA
- a CDS encoding alpha/beta hydrolase yields MAEPWRTMDAETLEREYNPRVTVADPMACFRAYQAASDEARLTLQVEADIRYGDGPNQALDIYPAAGADAPVHLFFHGGYWRSQDKRDYAFVARRLVAKGVTTVVANYDLCPSVPVATIELQALQCLDFVWDQRRALGIDPRRISVSGHSAGGQLAMRLLRDRPDRLAAVTAISGVFDLEPLIATSINQELRLNEATARTASPMHWIMPASAAPAWLVVGGDESEEFRRQTRAFAARIGPVVSDCAVWEVPGANHFDVLQAVFDRAASVLRLTGGTAR; encoded by the coding sequence TTGGCCGAGCCCTGGCGAACCATGGACGCCGAAACCCTGGAGCGGGAATACAACCCCCGGGTCACCGTTGCCGATCCCATGGCCTGCTTTCGTGCCTATCAGGCGGCTTCCGATGAGGCGCGGTTAACGCTTCAGGTGGAGGCGGATATTCGCTACGGCGACGGTCCGAATCAGGCGCTCGACATCTATCCGGCGGCTGGTGCCGATGCCCCCGTGCATCTGTTTTTCCATGGAGGCTACTGGCGCAGCCAGGACAAGCGCGACTACGCGTTTGTTGCACGACGGCTGGTGGCAAAGGGCGTGACGACGGTGGTCGCCAATTACGATCTCTGTCCCTCGGTCCCGGTGGCGACGATCGAACTGCAGGCGCTGCAATGTCTGGATTTCGTCTGGGATCAGCGCCGTGCTCTGGGCATCGATCCTCGTCGGATCAGTGTTTCCGGCCACTCCGCCGGCGGACAGCTTGCCATGCGCCTGCTCCGCGACCGGCCTGACAGGCTGGCGGCGGTCACGGCCATTTCCGGGGTGTTTGATCTCGAACCGCTGATCGCCACCAGCATCAACCAGGAACTACGGCTGAATGAGGCGACGGCGCGGACCGCCTCCCCCATGCACTGGATAATGCCGGCCAGTGCAGCACCGGCCTGGCTGGTTGTGGGTGGTGATGAGTCCGAAGAGTTTCGCCGTCAGACCCGGGCGTTTGCCGCCCGGATCGGCCCGGTGGTCAGCGACTGTGCTGTCTGGGAAGTTCCCGGCGCGAACCATTTTGACGTCCTCCAAGCTGTGTTCGATCGCGCCGCGTCGGTGTTGCGTCTCACCGGGGGAACCGCGCGCTGA
- a CDS encoding ABC transporter ATP-binding protein, whose amino-acid sequence MLLRLDGVETAYDTSKVLFGVDLEIAEGEAVALLGRNGMGKTTTVRSIMGLTPPHAGRVEFDGRDVTGRAAFRIARAGIGLVPEGRQIFPNLTVRENLQAAARGEGWTLESVYTLFPRLAERADHGGNALSGGEQQMLAIGRALMTNPRLLILDEATEGLAPVVRRDIWRCLERLRGLGQSLLIIDRNIDALLELCDRHYIIHKGAVAWQGTSGALRAEPELRRRYLGV is encoded by the coding sequence ATGCTGTTGCGCCTGGACGGGGTGGAGACGGCCTACGACACCAGCAAGGTTCTGTTCGGCGTCGACCTGGAGATTGCCGAGGGCGAGGCGGTGGCGCTGCTCGGTCGTAATGGCATGGGCAAGACCACCACGGTGCGCTCCATCATGGGGTTGACGCCACCCCATGCCGGGCGGGTGGAATTCGACGGCCGCGATGTCACCGGGCGTGCCGCATTCCGCATTGCCCGCGCCGGCATCGGGTTGGTGCCCGAGGGACGCCAGATCTTCCCCAATCTGACGGTGCGGGAGAACCTGCAGGCTGCAGCACGGGGAGAGGGCTGGACTCTGGAGTCCGTCTACACCCTGTTTCCTCGCCTGGCGGAACGGGCGGACCACGGGGGCAACGCCCTGTCCGGTGGCGAGCAGCAGATGCTGGCCATCGGCCGGGCACTGATGACCAACCCCCGTCTGCTGATACTGGACGAGGCCACCGAGGGGCTTGCCCCCGTGGTACGGCGTGACATCTGGCGTTGCCTTGAGCGCTTGCGGGGTCTTGGCCAGTCGCTGCTCATCATCGATCGCAACATCGACGCGCTGCTCGAGCTTTGCGACCGCCATTACATCATTCACAAGGGTGCCGTTGCCTGGCAGGGCACCAGCGGCGCCCTGCGGGCGGAGCCGGAACTGCGGCGCCGTTACCTGGGAGTCTAG
- a CDS encoding ABC transporter ATP-binding protein: protein MVEPLLQARGLQKRYGGLVATRDLDLDLYQGEIHAVIGPNGAGKTTALAQLSGEQVPDAGRIVFDGRDVTALSMPHRARLGIARSYQVTAVFLDFSVLENIAVAVQARARHHFHFFASAGHDDTLRKPAEALMREVGLEGLAHRPAADLAHGQRRQLELAMALATEPRVLLLDEPMAGMGAAEADAMGALLERLRSRYAVLLVEHDMDMVFRLADRVTVLVDGAVIASGDPAAIRADAAVQAAYLEEST, encoded by the coding sequence ATGGTTGAGCCCTTGCTGCAGGCACGGGGGCTGCAGAAGCGCTACGGCGGCCTCGTGGCGACGCGCGATCTGGACCTGGACCTCTACCAGGGGGAAATCCACGCTGTCATCGGCCCCAATGGCGCTGGCAAGACCACGGCGCTGGCGCAGCTCTCCGGGGAGCAAGTGCCGGACGCCGGGCGCATTGTGTTCGACGGCCGTGACGTCACGGCCTTGTCCATGCCCCACCGGGCCCGTCTGGGCATTGCCCGTTCCTATCAGGTGACGGCGGTGTTCCTGGATTTCTCCGTACTGGAGAATATCGCCGTGGCTGTGCAGGCTCGCGCCCGTCATCACTTCCATTTTTTCGCCAGCGCCGGTCATGACGACACACTGCGCAAGCCTGCCGAGGCCCTGATGCGGGAAGTGGGGCTGGAAGGGCTGGCCCACCGGCCGGCGGCGGATCTTGCCCACGGCCAGCGTCGACAGCTCGAACTCGCCATGGCGCTGGCCACCGAACCCCGGGTACTGCTGCTGGATGAACCCATGGCCGGCATGGGTGCCGCAGAGGCCGACGCCATGGGCGCTCTGCTGGAGCGATTGCGAAGCCGCTACGCGGTGCTCCTGGTGGAGCATGACATGGACATGGTCTTCCGGCTGGCTGATCGCGTCACCGTGCTGGTGGACGGAGCGGTGATCGCCAGTGGCGACCCTGCGGCCATACGTGCCGACGCTGCGGTGCAGGCGGCGTATCTGGAGGAGTCCACCTGA
- a CDS encoding branched-chain amino acid ABC transporter permease, whose translation MPEANRATFATVAVLLGLLLLPPVAMALEKPYLITLVNRAVIYALAAMALDLIMGYGRLVSFGHGAFLGLGAYTVGILSTHDMMMDPFIAGWTGSNEALLVWPLAMAVAAAYALFVGVLSLRTSGVYFIMITLAFAQLVYYFFISLSTYGGEDGLSMWARNTLAGVDLGDRVTFYYVCMSLLIVVLWGLSRLVNSRFGRVIQGCRQNEQRMRALGYRPFGYKLTVFVISGALVGLAGALIANHTEFVSPELMHWSRSGMLMVIVLLGGLCSLVGPIYGALILLMLEEVLVAYTPHWQIVLGPILILAVLFFRGGVYGALSGRRGGQHHG comes from the coding sequence ATGCCTGAAGCCAATCGCGCCACCTTCGCGACGGTCGCAGTCCTGCTCGGTCTGCTACTGCTGCCGCCTGTCGCCATGGCGCTGGAGAAGCCCTACCTCATTACCCTGGTGAACCGCGCCGTCATCTATGCGCTGGCCGCCATGGCTCTGGACCTCATCATGGGATACGGCCGTCTGGTCAGCTTCGGACACGGCGCCTTCCTCGGCCTTGGCGCCTACACGGTGGGCATCCTGTCGACCCACGACATGATGATGGATCCGTTCATCGCGGGATGGACGGGCAGCAACGAGGCGCTGCTGGTTTGGCCGCTGGCCATGGCCGTGGCCGCTGCCTACGCCCTGTTCGTGGGAGTGCTGTCGCTGCGAACCTCGGGGGTCTACTTCATCATGATCACCCTGGCCTTCGCCCAGCTGGTCTACTACTTCTTCATTTCCCTCAGTACCTATGGTGGTGAGGACGGTCTCTCCATGTGGGCCCGGAACACCCTGGCCGGCGTGGACCTGGGAGACCGGGTCACCTTTTATTACGTATGCATGAGTCTGCTCATCGTGGTGCTCTGGGGGTTGTCGAGGCTGGTCAACTCGCGCTTCGGCCGGGTCATCCAGGGCTGTCGCCAGAACGAGCAGCGAATGCGTGCTCTCGGCTACCGACCATTCGGCTACAAACTCACGGTGTTCGTGATCTCCGGCGCACTGGTGGGGCTTGCCGGCGCTTTGATCGCCAATCACACCGAATTCGTCAGCCCCGAGCTCATGCACTGGTCCCGGTCCGGCATGCTCATGGTGATTGTCCTGCTGGGTGGCCTTTGCAGCCTGGTGGGGCCGATCTACGGCGCGTTGATTCTGCTGATGCTGGAAGAAGTACTGGTGGCCTACACGCCCCACTGGCAGATCGTCCTCGGGCCCATCCTCATACTGGCAGTGCTGTTTTTCCGCGGCGGGGTCTACGGCGCGCTCAGCGGTCGTCGGGGAGGGCAGCACCATGGTTGA
- a CDS encoding branched-chain amino acid ABC transporter permease, producing MQFFLEQLLNGFQLGVTLLLMASGLTLVFGIMHLINLAHGSLFMVGAFVGATVMALTGSFLLALGAGIVAAGITGMLLELLVLRRLYLRDHLDQVLATFGMILFFNELVQIIWGRRPLGMDTPTWLSGTVEIMPGVDYPSFRLLVILVGIGVTVALYWLVMRTRLGMWIRAGASNREMIGALGININLLYTLVFGIGACMAGLAGVMAAPFMSVQAGMGENILILTFVVIVIGGIGSIRGAVAGSLLIGVADTLGRVYLPALMRLWTDASTADGVGSSLAAMTIYLVMAAVLAIRPQGLFRAHA from the coding sequence ATGCAGTTCTTTCTAGAGCAGTTGCTGAACGGCTTCCAGCTGGGCGTCACCCTGTTGCTGATGGCATCCGGGCTGACCCTGGTGTTCGGCATCATGCATTTGATCAACCTGGCCCATGGCTCGCTGTTCATGGTGGGTGCGTTCGTGGGTGCGACGGTGATGGCGCTGACGGGCAGTTTTCTGCTGGCTCTCGGGGCTGGCATCGTAGCCGCCGGTATCACCGGCATGCTGCTGGAACTGCTGGTGCTGCGACGCCTCTACCTGCGTGACCACCTGGACCAGGTGCTGGCGACCTTCGGCATGATCCTGTTCTTCAATGAGCTGGTGCAGATCATCTGGGGGCGCCGGCCGCTGGGCATGGACACGCCCACGTGGTTGTCCGGTACCGTCGAGATCATGCCGGGGGTGGATTATCCAAGCTTTCGGCTACTGGTGATCCTGGTTGGCATCGGAGTGACCGTGGCGCTCTACTGGCTGGTCATGCGCACCCGGCTGGGCATGTGGATCCGCGCCGGCGCTTCCAACCGCGAGATGATCGGCGCCCTGGGGATCAACATCAATCTGCTCTACACCCTGGTGTTCGGGATCGGCGCCTGCATGGCCGGCCTTGCAGGCGTGATGGCGGCACCATTCATGTCCGTGCAGGCAGGAATGGGCGAGAACATTCTCATCCTGACTTTCGTTGTCATCGTGATCGGTGGCATCGGTTCGATTCGCGGGGCCGTGGCGGGGTCCCTGCTGATCGGTGTCGCCGACACCCTGGGGCGAGTGTACCTGCCGGCTTTGATGCGCCTGTGGACGGACGCCTCCACCGCTGATGGCGTCGGATCTTCCCTGGCTGCCATGACTATCTACCTGGTGATGGCAGCGGTCCTGGCCATACGACCACAGGGGCTATTCCGTGCCCATGCCTGA
- a CDS encoding ABC transporter substrate-binding protein, whose amino-acid sequence MKLAIKALCALAAVAAMSGAQVAAQEPVKIGMITTLSTAGGYLGEDVRDGFQLAIEEGNGELGGIPVDLLVEDDGLSPEQARQIATRMVESEGIRLMTGTIFSNVAMALVPRLMRDGVMFVSPNAGPSQLAGRMCHENYFNVAWQNDNLHEAMGQYVSDQGYDNVYILAPNYPAGRDALEGFKRYYTGELAGETYTQLGQSDFAAEISSIRAAEPDAVFFFLPGGMGVNFTRQYNQAGLSDRFPLFGPAFSFDNTLVSAVGSAAEGVYNTSQWSADIDNAANRAFVAAYTERYGRQPTLYASQGYDAARLIGSALATVEGDISDMDAFREALRRADFDSVRGNFRFGTNHHPIQDIYVREVVRNEDGELTNRIVARVFGDHQDAFVDECPMR is encoded by the coding sequence ATGAAACTGGCAATAAAAGCCCTGTGCGCGCTTGCCGCGGTGGCCGCAATGAGTGGGGCGCAGGTCGCTGCCCAGGAGCCTGTAAAGATCGGCATGATCACGACGCTTTCCACGGCCGGCGGCTACCTGGGGGAGGACGTGCGGGATGGGTTCCAGCTCGCCATTGAGGAGGGTAATGGTGAACTGGGTGGCATCCCCGTGGACCTGCTGGTGGAAGACGACGGGCTCAGCCCGGAGCAGGCCCGCCAGATCGCCACACGCATGGTGGAGAGCGAAGGGATTCGCCTGATGACGGGCACGATATTCTCCAATGTGGCCATGGCACTGGTGCCGCGTCTGATGCGCGATGGGGTGATGTTTGTCAGCCCCAACGCCGGCCCCAGCCAGCTCGCGGGCCGCATGTGTCACGAGAACTACTTCAATGTCGCCTGGCAGAACGACAACCTCCACGAAGCCATGGGGCAGTACGTCTCCGATCAGGGTTACGACAATGTCTACATCCTCGCGCCCAACTACCCGGCGGGTCGCGATGCGCTGGAGGGTTTCAAGCGCTACTACACCGGAGAACTGGCCGGTGAGACCTACACCCAGCTCGGGCAGTCGGACTTCGCCGCCGAAATCTCCAGCATCCGCGCAGCGGAACCCGATGCGGTGTTCTTCTTCCTGCCTGGCGGCATGGGGGTCAACTTCACCCGCCAGTACAATCAGGCGGGCCTGTCGGACCGGTTCCCGCTGTTCGGCCCCGCATTTTCCTTCGATAACACCCTGGTGTCCGCCGTGGGCAGCGCTGCCGAGGGCGTATACAACACCTCGCAGTGGAGCGCGGACATCGACAACGCCGCGAACCGGGCTTTTGTTGCCGCCTATACGGAGCGTTACGGCCGGCAGCCGACGCTGTATGCCAGTCAGGGATACGATGCCGCCAGGCTGATCGGCAGTGCCCTGGCAACCGTTGAGGGTGACATCTCGGATATGGATGCTTTCCGTGAGGCGCTGCGCCGCGCCGATTTCGATTCGGTGCGCGGCAACTTCCGCTTTGGCACCAACCATCACCCGATCCAGGACATCTATGTCCGGGAAGTGGTGCGCAACGAGGATGGTGAGTTGACCAATCGGATCGTTGCCCGGGTGTTCGGGGATCACCAGGACGCATTTGTCGACGAGTGTCCCATGCGCTGA
- a CDS encoding DUF5666 domain-containing protein has translation MIRVQVKGECQARPRSLGEHQIELRLKGLRVLADSKTILLGDVSGLSDIPARVQAGDAVEVVGHLSAPGEIVALNIRFLLVGQVRDRDLCGCGGRSS, from the coding sequence GTGATCAGGGTACAAGTCAAGGGTGAATGCCAAGCCAGGCCGAGGAGTCTCGGTGAGCATCAGATCGAACTGCGGCTCAAGGGGCTCCGGGTGTTAGCGGATTCGAAAACCATTCTGCTCGGCGATGTCAGTGGCCTGTCCGACATTCCTGCGCGAGTCCAGGCAGGGGACGCCGTGGAGGTTGTCGGCCATCTGTCCGCGCCCGGCGAGATTGTTGCTCTCAATATCCGTTTTTTGCTGGTAGGCCAGGTGCGTGACCGCGACCTTTGCGGGTGCGGCGGTCGATCCAGCTGA
- a CDS encoding FliI/YscN family ATPase codes for MNAGNLYQPVLDSVRQRLAEHDPVTRYGRLLEVTGNALHARVPRVGIGEICELRPRHGRQALIQAEVIGFGRDRAILSPLDPIDGLSPDTEVLPLRRTHQVAMGDELLGQVLDGLGRPLDGSRSSQPGTLRSVMADPPDPLQRPPIDTVFSTGVRAIDGFTTLGVGQRVGVFAAAGVGKSSLLGMLARNAEVDVNVVALIGERGREVRDFVERSLPPAVRQRTVLVVATSDRPALQRVRAAHVATAIAEYFRDQGRHVMLLMDSVTRFARALREIGLAAGEPPTRRGFPASVFAELPRLVERTGVTGEGAITALYTVLVEGDDMTEPVADEVRSLIDGHLVLSRELASANHYPAIDILESRSRLMESVADQTHLDDAGRLRRLLARHKEVELLLRMGEYRKGADEDVDQAVAIHEPLTRLLRQDSAEKVGLAHTVASLRALLDHG; via the coding sequence GTGAACGCCGGCAATCTCTACCAGCCCGTGCTCGATTCCGTCAGGCAGCGCCTGGCGGAGCATGATCCGGTGACGCGTTATGGACGGCTACTTGAAGTCACGGGCAACGCCTTGCATGCCCGGGTTCCAAGGGTCGGGATCGGGGAAATCTGCGAACTGCGCCCGAGGCACGGTCGGCAGGCCTTGATACAGGCTGAAGTCATTGGTTTCGGAAGAGATCGAGCCATTCTCAGCCCACTGGACCCGATTGACGGGCTGTCGCCGGACACGGAAGTGCTGCCGCTACGACGGACCCACCAGGTTGCCATGGGGGACGAACTGCTGGGCCAGGTGCTGGATGGCCTTGGTCGGCCGCTGGACGGCTCCCGGAGTAGCCAGCCAGGCACACTGCGTTCCGTGATGGCGGATCCGCCGGACCCGCTGCAACGTCCACCTATCGACACGGTGTTTTCCACCGGAGTGCGGGCCATCGACGGGTTTACCACCCTGGGCGTGGGGCAGCGGGTCGGTGTCTTTGCGGCCGCCGGCGTGGGCAAGAGCTCTCTGCTGGGCATGCTGGCGCGGAACGCCGAGGTAGACGTCAACGTGGTTGCCCTGATTGGCGAACGTGGCCGTGAGGTGCGCGACTTTGTCGAGCGCAGCCTGCCGCCTGCGGTTCGCCAGCGCACGGTACTGGTGGTGGCGACCTCGGATCGCCCGGCACTGCAGCGCGTGCGAGCCGCTCATGTCGCAACCGCCATTGCCGAGTACTTCCGGGACCAGGGGCGGCACGTGATGTTGCTCATGGATTCCGTCACCCGCTTTGCCAGGGCGTTGCGCGAGATCGGTTTGGCTGCGGGGGAGCCACCGACGCGGCGCGGTTTCCCTGCGTCGGTGTTCGCCGAACTGCCACGCCTGGTGGAGCGCACCGGGGTAACCGGCGAGGGTGCCATCACCGCGCTTTACACGGTGCTTGTAGAGGGCGACGACATGACCGAGCCCGTGGCTGACGAGGTCCGCTCGCTGATTGACGGCCATCTGGTTCTCAGCCGGGAACTCGCCAGTGCCAACCACTATCCGGCAATCGACATCCTCGAGAGCCGTAGCCGGCTGATGGAGTCCGTGGCCGATCAGACCCATCTGGACGATGCCGGGAGGCTTCGCCGCCTGCTTGCCAGACACAAGGAGGTCGAATTGCTGCTGCGCATGGGCGAGTACCGCAAGGGTGCCGATGAGGACGTTGACCAGGCCGTTGCCATCCATGAGCCCCTGACCCGGTTGTTGCGACAGGATTCCGCAGAGAAAGTCGGTCTCGCCCACACCGTCGCCAGCCTGCGTGCGCTGCTCGACCATGGATGA